The sequence below is a genomic window from Sinorhizobium terangae.
CCTGATGGCGATGGCCAAGCATGCGGGCGTAACGCTCAACCCGGACGATTGGCAGGTCCATGGCTACGACATACCCCTGCTCGCCAATGTCCAGCCGGCGGGTGCCTATCTCGGCGAACGTTTCCATCGTGCCGGCGGTGTGCCCGCGATCATGTGGGAGTTGCTCAAGGCCGGCAAGATCGACGGCAGCTGTCCGACGGTCACCGGCAAGACCATGGCAGAAAACCTTGAAGGCCGAGAATCCGACGACCGCGAAGTGATCCGGCCTTTTGCCGAGCCGCTGCGCGAACGCGCGGGCTTCCTCGTCCTCAAGGGCAATCTCTTCGACTTCGCCATCATGAAGATGAGCGTGGTTTCCGACAGCTTCCGCCAGCGCTATCTGCAGGAGCCGGGACGCGAGGGCGTGTTCGAGGGTCGCGCCATCGTCTTCGACGGATCCGAGGACTATCACAAGCGGATCAACGATCCCTCGCTCGATATCGACGAGAACTGCATCCTGGTGATCCGCGGCGCCGGTCCCAAGGGTTGGCCAGGCTCGGCCGAAGTGGTCAACATGCAGCCGCCGGATCATCTGCTGAAGCGCGGCATCATGAGCCTTCCGACGATCGGCGACGGCCGCCAGTCCGGCACGGCAGACAGCCCGTCGATCCTCAACGCCTCGCCCGAAAGCGCCGCCGGCGGCGGCCTTGCCTGGGTACGCACCGGCGACACCATCCGCATCGACTTCAACAAAGGCCTCTGCGACATGCTGGTGGACGACGCCGAGATCGAGCGCCGCAAGGCCGAGGGCATTCCGAAGGTACCGGGTGACGCCACACCCTGGCAGATGATCTACCGCCAGACCGTGACTGAGCTCGCCGACGGCGCAACGATCAGGGATGCGGACGCGTTCCGCCAGATCTCCAGGACGCCGCCGCGGCACAACCACTAACGATCTCGCGACCGCACGGGGCAAAGGCCCCCGTGCGATCGCCGTTGCCTCTCCTGTTCGACCTGCCCATCAACCTACAGCGCGCTGTTCCTCGACCGAAGGCGTGTCCTCGACATCCAGTTCGCGCCGTTCCTTTTCGGTCTCGATGGCGACATCGAGCACCTTCTGGAGATTTGCGGCGTGGCGGAAGTCGGGATCGACCGCCTGGCGTTCGGCGACCGCCGCGGCAAAGCGCTGGTAATTGGTCGGCACCGTCCCGGCGTCGAGCTCGCGCCAGATCGCCTTTTCGACATCGGGGCCCAGACAGGCCTTGAGGCGCGAGCCGTCCGGCGTATGGATCACCTCCAGCGCGCCCTTGTCGCCGTGCAGCCTCAACCTCAGCTCGTTAAGATGACCCGTCGCCCAGCGGCTGGCATGGATCACGCCCATCGCGCCGTTTTCGAACTCCGCCGTCATCGCGAAGCTGTCATTCGCATCGAGGTCGTATTCGCCGATGCGGTTGTCGGGCGCCTTGTCGAACGCCTTCAGCCGGGCAAAGACCCGCTCGACCGCACTGCCGGCGCCATAGCCGGCAAAATCGAGGATATGGATCCCGACATCGCCGAGCACGCCGTTTGAGCCGTGCTTGGTCGACAGCCGCCACAGCCATTTCGATTCGCTCGCCCAGTCGCCCCAGGCCTTCGACACCAGCCAGCTCTGCAAGTAGGAGGCTTCGAGATGGCGCACCCCGCCGATCTCGCCCGCAAGCACCAGCTCGCGTGCCCGCTGAAGCGGCGCCACATTGCGGTAGGTGAGGTTCACCATGTTGACGACACCGGCGCGCTCCGCCGCTGCGGCCATTTCGGCGGCCTTCTCGTAGTTTTCCGCCAGCGGCTTTTCGCACAGCACGTGCTTGCCGGCGGCGATCAGGGCCAGCGTCGTCGGATGATGGGCCTTGTCCGGCGTGACGTTGGTCGCCGCGTCGAATTCGCCCCAGGCGATCGCGTCCTCGAGCGACGTGAAGACACGGTCGATGCCGTGCATTTCGGCGAAGGCGCGCGCCCGCGACGGGTCGACATCGACGGCGGCGACAAGCTCGACGCCCTCGATCTTGGCAAATGCTAGCGCATGGCTGTTGGCCATGCCGCCGGTTCCGAGAATAAGCAAACGCATGATGGACCTCATCGATATCCTGCTTCGCCGGCCTGGTGGAGCTTCGGCCCCCGCTCGACGATCGGCTCCAGCGCCTTCTCCACCGGCACGTTCGGCGCCTCGTGGATCGCCTTGTACGTGCCCTGCGGATTGTGCGCCCATTTTACCGCGTTGCGCAGCACCGTCTGCACCGTCGCATCGTGATAGGTGGGATAGGTTTCGTGACCGGGACGGAAATAGAAGATGTTGCCGGCACCGCGCCGCCAGGTCAGCCCCGAGCGAAACACCTCGCCGCCGGCAAACCAGGAGATGAACACCGTCTCCAGCGGCTCCGGCACGGAGAATTGTTCGCCATACATCTCCTCGTTTTCCAGCACGAAATTCTCGCCGAGACCGGCGGCGATCGGGTGGCGCGGGTTGACGACCCAGACGCGCTCGCGCTCGCCCGCCTCGCGCCATTTGAGCGCGCAGGGCGTGCCCATCAGCCGCTTGAACACCTTGGAGAAATGGCCGGAGTGGAGCACGATCAGCCCCATGCCTTCCCACACGCGCTTGGCCACGCGCTCGACGACGCGATCGTCGACGGCGCCGTGGTCCTTGTGGCCCCACCAGACGAGCACGTCGGTCGAAGCCAGCCGTTCGTCGCTCAAGCCGTGCTCCGGCTCCTGCAACGTCGCCGTCGTCGCGGCAATCGCCACGTCCTCGTTCAGCGCCGCCGCGATCGTGTTGTGCATGCCGTTCGGGTAAATCTCCCGAACCACCGCATTCGTCTGCTCGTGGATGTTCTCACCCCACACGATGGTGTTGATAGCCAAGGTCATTCTCCTCGTGGTTTCGGCATCCGCTGCCGGATGCATTTGTCTGGTGGCTAACTTGTGGCGGGATTATGCCGCGCCGCGTAATTCCGTGCGGCCGATCGCGCGTCCTGCCGCATCGAAGCGATGAATGTGGCCGGCGGCCGGGGAAATCTCCACGGTTTGTCCGGGATGATGCCTGGAGATCCCTCTTTCCCGGACGATCAACGGCTCGCCGGCGCCGATGTCAATATAAACATAGCTGTCGGAACCGAGCATCTCGGCGTGGACGACCGTGCCGCTCCACTGCCCGGCGTTCTCGACGATTTCCAGATGCTCCGCCCTGACGCCGATCGTCTGCGCCTTATAGGGCTCCGCGAAGGCGCCCTCCAGAAAGTTCATTTTCGGCGAGCCTATGAAGCCGGCGACAAAGATCGAGTTCGGGCTTTCATAGAGTTCGAGCGGCGTGCCGATCTGCTCGACAAGCCCGTCCCTCAGGACGCAGATCCGGTCGGCAAGCGTCATCGCCTCCACCTGGTCGTGCGTCACGTAGATCATCGTCGTGTTGTGCATGCTGCGGTGGAGTTTTGCGATCTCGATGCGGGTCGCCACACGCAGCGCCGCATCGAGATTGGAAAGCGGTTCGTCGAACAGGAAGACCGTGGGGTCGCGCACGATCGCGCGGCCGATCGCCACGCGCTGCCGCTGCCCGCCGGAGAGCTGGCGGGGCAAGCGCTTGAGATAGGGGGTAAGCTGCAGCATTTCGGCCGCCGCCTCGACCCTTTTCCTGCAATGTTCCTTGTCCTTGCCGGCGAGCTGCATGCCGAAGGCCATATTGTCGAAAACGTTCATGTGCGGATAAAGCGCATAAGACTGAAACACCATGGCAATACCGCGGCGGGACGGAGCAAGTTGATTGACGACCTCACCGTCGAAGGCAAGCGTTCCCGAGGTGATTTCCTCGAGGCCCGAAATCAGCCGGAGCAAAGTCGACTTGCCGCAGCCGGACGGCCCGACGAAAACCATGAACTCGCCCGTCCGGATATCCATGCTGACGCCCTTGATGACCTCGAAGGAACCAAAGGACTTGCGAATGTCCCGCAACTGTAGCTCTGCCATTTCCTTCTCCTAAATCAAGCGGGATGCGAGTGGGAAGCCGCCCACAGTTTTCCTCGTCCGCCCTAGCCTTTGACGCCACCGGCCGTGAGGCCGGATATGATCCGCCGCTGAAAGATCAGCACCAGGACGACCAGCGGCACCGTGACGATCACAGACGCGGCCATGATGTTGCCCCAGGGGATTTCGAAGTTGCTGCTGCCCGAGAGCAACGCAATGGCGACCGGCACGGTGCGCTGCGTGTCCGACGAGGTGAATGTCAGCGCAAAAAGGAACTCGTTCCAGGCGGCGATGAAGGCGAGCAGTCCCGTCGTCACCAGCGCCGGCCACATCAGCGGCATGAAGACGCGGGTGATGATCACCCAGGGCGAGGCGCCGTCGACGATCGCCGCTTCCTCGATCTCGACCGGCAGGTCGCGCATGAAGGTAGTGAGGACCCAGACGGTGAACGGAAGCGTGAAGATCATGTAGGAGAAGATCAGCGCCAGCGGCGTGTTGAAGATGCCCACGGAGCGGACGAGCTCAAACAGGCCAGCAAGCACCGCGATCTGCGGAAACATCGACACCGACAGGATGGTGAGTAGCAGCAGGGCCCGTCCGCGAAACCGCACCCGCCCGAGCGCATAGGCGGCGGTCACGGCAAACAGCAGGGAGATGGCGACGACCGAGGTCGCGACCAGCAGCGAATTCCCGAGATTGCGCAGAAAACTGCCATGCGAGACGACGCTTTTGTAATTGGCAAGGGAGAGTTCCGTCGGCCAATAATCGACGCGGAAGAGTGCAGTCCCGGATTTGAGGCTCGTCAGCACCGCATAATAGAAGGGAAAGACGGCGATCGCGATGATAACGACGACCAGGGCGTAAAAGGCGGCACGCTTTGCGACAATGACGGCCATCAGCGTTCTCCTTCAAAATTGACCCGCCCGAACCACATGTAAAGGACGGTGATCGCGGCAATGATGAGAAAGAGCATGGTCGAGGCGGCGGCGCCGTAGGCGAACTTGTCGAAATCGAAAAGGTTCTCGCGCGCCAGCACCGACATCGTCTTCGTCTGCGTATTGTTCGGCGTCAGCACGTAGATCAGGTCGAAGATGCGCAGCGCGTCGAGCATGCGGAAAATGACCGCGACCATCAGCGCCG
It includes:
- a CDS encoding IlvD/Edd family dehydratase, with protein sequence MTDDKKATRRLRSQDWFDNPEHLDLTALYLERFMNYGTTPEELRSGKPIIGIAQSGSDLNPCNRHHLELAKRLRDGIRDAGGIPIEFPTHPLFENCKRPTAALDRNLAYLGLVEILYGYPLDGVILTTGCDKTTPSALMAASTVDIPAIVFSGGPMLDGWNDGDLVGSGTVIWRSRRKYAAGEITREQFLEAALDSAPSVGHCNTMGTASTMNAMAEALGMSLTGCAAIPAAYRERGQMAYRTGRRAVELVLEDIKPSDILTREAFLNAIKVNSAIGGSTNAQPHLMAMAKHAGVTLNPDDWQVHGYDIPLLANVQPAGAYLGERFHRAGGVPAIMWELLKAGKIDGSCPTVTGKTMAENLEGRESDDREVIRPFAEPLRERAGFLVLKGNLFDFAIMKMSVVSDSFRQRYLQEPGREGVFEGRAIVFDGSEDYHKRINDPSLDIDENCILVIRGAGPKGWPGSAEVVNMQPPDHLLKRGIMSLPTIGDGRQSGTADSPSILNASPESAAGGGLAWVRTGDTIRIDFNKGLCDMLVDDAEIERRKAEGIPKVPGDATPWQMIYRQTVTELADGATIRDADAFRQISRTPPRHNH
- a CDS encoding Gfo/Idh/MocA family protein, which produces MRLLILGTGGMANSHALAFAKIEGVELVAAVDVDPSRARAFAEMHGIDRVFTSLEDAIAWGEFDAATNVTPDKAHHPTTLALIAAGKHVLCEKPLAENYEKAAEMAAAAERAGVVNMVNLTYRNVAPLQRARELVLAGEIGGVRHLEASYLQSWLVSKAWGDWASESKWLWRLSTKHGSNGVLGDVGIHILDFAGYGAGSAVERVFARLKAFDKAPDNRIGEYDLDANDSFAMTAEFENGAMGVIHASRWATGHLNELRLRLHGDKGALEVIHTPDGSRLKACLGPDVEKAIWRELDAGTVPTNYQRFAAAVAERQAVDPDFRHAANLQKVLDVAIETEKERRELDVEDTPSVEEQRAVG
- a CDS encoding ThuA domain-containing protein; its protein translation is MAINTIVWGENIHEQTNAVVREIYPNGMHNTIAAALNEDVAIAATTATLQEPEHGLSDERLASTDVLVWWGHKDHGAVDDRVVERVAKRVWEGMGLIVLHSGHFSKVFKRLMGTPCALKWREAGERERVWVVNPRHPIAAGLGENFVLENEEMYGEQFSVPEPLETVFISWFAGGEVFRSGLTWRRGAGNIFYFRPGHETYPTYHDATVQTVLRNAVKWAHNPQGTYKAIHEAPNVPVEKALEPIVERGPKLHQAGEAGYR
- a CDS encoding ABC transporter ATP-binding protein, with the protein product MAELQLRDIRKSFGSFEVIKGVSMDIRTGEFMVFVGPSGCGKSTLLRLISGLEEITSGTLAFDGEVVNQLAPSRRGIAMVFQSYALYPHMNVFDNMAFGMQLAGKDKEHCRKRVEAAAEMLQLTPYLKRLPRQLSGGQRQRVAIGRAIVRDPTVFLFDEPLSNLDAALRVATRIEIAKLHRSMHNTTMIYVTHDQVEAMTLADRICVLRDGLVEQIGTPLELYESPNSIFVAGFIGSPKMNFLEGAFAEPYKAQTIGVRAEHLEIVENAGQWSGTVVHAEMLGSDSYVYIDIGAGEPLIVRERGISRHHPGQTVEISPAAGHIHRFDAAGRAIGRTELRGAA
- a CDS encoding carbohydrate ABC transporter permease, which produces MAVIVAKRAAFYALVVVIIAIAVFPFYYAVLTSLKSGTALFRVDYWPTELSLANYKSVVSHGSFLRNLGNSLLVATSVVAISLLFAVTAAYALGRVRFRGRALLLLTILSVSMFPQIAVLAGLFELVRSVGIFNTPLALIFSYMIFTLPFTVWVLTTFMRDLPVEIEEAAIVDGASPWVIITRVFMPLMWPALVTTGLLAFIAAWNEFLFALTFTSSDTQRTVPVAIALLSGSSNFEIPWGNIMAASVIVTVPLVVLVLIFQRRIISGLTAGGVKG